CAGGTATTTTGAGCGTTGCAATGGCAAAACTTGGGGCGACAGTTTTAGCACTGGACAACGACAGTATTGCAGTACAAGCCACTCAGGATGCTGTACATCGTAACGGGGTTGAACAGCAGGTGACAGTTATCCAAGGAAGCTTGGGTTCTGGGAGCGATATGGGACATTGGATGGGTGGAGAAGTAAGCACCAATGTATCCAAAATCGAGGCTAAAGAAAGCTTTGATATCATAGTTGCGAATATCCTAGCAAGAGTGCATATTGCCCTTGCTGAAGATTATCAGCGATCGCTTCGTCAAACAAATCCCCAAGCTAGACTACTAATTACAGCCGGTTTTACCACCGATCACGAGGAAGATGTTGTTACAGCCTTAACAGCAGTAGGATTTGAAATCATCGATTCTGAAAGATTAAACGAATGGGTTGCACTTGCTTATAGACTTAGGAGTTAGGAGGCAGTGGTCAGTGGTCAGTTGTCAGTTGTCAGTTGTCAGTGGTCAGTGGTCAGTTGTCAGTTGTCAGGAGTTCTCCCCATCTCCCCTGCTCCCCTGCACCCCTTCCCCCCTGCACCCCTTCCCCCCTGCACCCCTTCCCCCCTGCTCCCCTTCCCCCCATCCCCCATCTCCTCATCCCTTAGACCGTTGCTGAGATAAATCCATCAAATTCGCCAGTTTGTAAACAATACGCGCACCTACATTCCCGTCCCACTCAGCATCACCGACTTCGCAAACGTCAAAGCCAATAATTTTTCTACCACTATTCACCACTTCTCGGAACAAACAATAAGTTTGCTCTAATTCCAGTCCGCCTGGAACAGGGGTTCCTGTACTCGAACAAAGTTTTGGATCGAGTCCATCCACATCAAAGCTAATGTGAACATGTTCAGGTAAATTATTAATAATTTCTCGACATAAATCAATCCAAGTTGTGCCTGAATAAAGCTTTTGTTTAATAGCTGGGTCGTAATAAGCGACAATGCGATCGCTAGATTCGTTAATCATTTGCACTTCATAGTGAGAAATATCACGCAAACCCACCTGCACTAACTTGGTAATTTGCGGTATCTTCATGGCATTGAACATAATCGACGCATGGGAATATTCAAATCCTTCGTATGCGTCGCGTAAATCTGCGTGCGCGTCGATGTGCAAAATGCCGTAGTTGGGATATTTAGCAGCTAACGCTTGAAAATAACCCAACGGTGAACTATGATCACCACCAATGACCGCAACTCGTTTACCTTTGTTAATTGCGGCTTCACACTTTACAAACAACCATTGATTCACCTGTTGACAAGCTTGATTAATTTCTGTCAGCACAGGAGTTAAATCTGGTGTTTCTGTCAGTGGCTTGCCTTGCGCCAATCGTTCGATAATTTTTGCTGCTAAAGTGCGGTAGTATGTGTTTTTTTCTAAAATATCTTGGGGAATTTCCGCCATGAAAATTCCTTGTTTCCATCCATCAGGGTGGTCGAAATCAAATAAATCTAGTTGAGTCGAAGCATCAAGAATCCGCTGTGGGCCATTGGCTGTACCTGCGCCGTAGGAAACCGTGACTTC
Above is a window of Nostoc sp. UHCC 0702 DNA encoding:
- a CDS encoding agmatinase family protein, which encodes MINQLENYNPSDIGEINGNLLGLPFDYDSANLIVFAVPWEVTVSYGAGTANGPQRILDASTQLDLFDFDHPDGWKQGIFMAEIPQDILEKNTYYRTLAAKIIERLAQGKPLTETPDLTPVLTEINQACQQVNQWLFVKCEAAINKGKRVAVIGGDHSSPLGYFQALAAKYPNYGILHIDAHADLRDAYEGFEYSHASIMFNAMKIPQITKLVQVGLRDISHYEVQMINESSDRIVAYYDPAIKQKLYSGTTWIDLCREIINNLPEHVHISFDVDGLDPKLCSSTGTPVPGGLELEQTYCLFREVVNSGRKIIGFDVCEVGDAEWDGNVGARIVYKLANLMDLSQQRSKG